Within Streptomyces antibioticus, the genomic segment GTGGTGGGCGAGTCGCCCGGGACGGGGGCCCCGGTGTGCAGGTGCACCTTCATGGCGGCCATGCCCGTGTAGTGCATGCCGGTCACGGCGAGCCCCATGACGAGGGCGGCGCCCACGCTCCACAGGAAGCCCCTGACCTGTCCCGCGGCCCACAGGGCGGCGGTGGCGGCCACCATGGCTATCGCGACGGAGGCGCCCACGGTGAAGGTGTTGTACTCCAGCGTGCCGTTGAAGCTCATGCCGGCCATGCCCAGGTAGTGCATCGACGCGATGCCCAGTCCGGTGATGGTGCCCCCGGTGAACAGCGCGGTACCGGTCGCGCCCCGGTAGCCGACGATGAAGATCCCGACGCCGACCATGACGACGGCGACGGCGAGGCTCGCGTAGGTCATCGGCTTGTCGTAGTGGATCGGGGCGTCCTGGATGGTGAAGCCCATCATGGCGATGAAGTGCATCGTCCAGATCCCGGAACCGATCGCCGCCGAGCCGAGGGCGAGCCATCCGGGGCGCCAGGAGTGCGAGACGAGCAGCGCCCTGGTCGTGCAGCGCAGACCGAGGGCGCCGCCGAGGCAGGCCATGACGTAGGCCACCAGCGGTGTGACGAGGCCGTAGCTGAATCCGTCGACCGTGCCGTGCATGCGCGGCTGCCCTTCCGCCCTGTTGGATGTCCTGACGCGCCCCTCCCCGGGACCGCGCGAGCGGTCAAGGCTGAGAGAGAGTATGACTGCCACCGGAATGGTCGAACGATTTTCCGGCAAAGAAACACGGTCCTGCCCCACATGTGCGGCATCCGTGAGGGCCCGCGGCACCATCTTTCATCCTGTCTTTCCTTCCGCGCGCCTTCCGCACCCCCCTCGTCGTTCACTCTGTGCTGTCACAGTTGAGCCGTACGTGACCGGTATGTGAAATCGATCCACACAAGGAGTGCACATGCACGCGCGTGCAGTTGCCGCCACGACCACCGCGCTCCTGGGCACCGCCGCCCTGCTGCTGCCCGTCCACGACGCGCGCGCGGGCGGCGCGGTCCGGCCCACGGTGATCGCCCACCGGGGCGCCTCCGCGTACGCCCCCGAGAACACGCTGGCCGCGGTCGACGAGGCCGCCGCGCGGGGCGTCGTCTGGGTGGAGAACGACGTCCAGCGCACCAAGGACGGCGAGCTGGTGGTGATCCACGACGACTCCCTGCGCCGCACCACCGACGTCGAGGAGGTCTTCCCCGACCGTGCGCCGTGGAAGGTGGCGGACTTCACCGCGGCCGAGATCGCCCGGCTGGACGCGGGCGGCTGGTTCGGTCCCGCCTACGCGGACACGCGCGTGCCGACGCTCGAGGAGTACGTGGACCGGGTGGAGCGCAACCACCAGAAGCTGCTCCTGGAGATCAAGAACCCCGCCCTGTACCCGGGCGTCGAGGCGCAGACCCTCAAGCTGCTGAGCAACGAGGGCTGGCTCGACCCGCGGCACCTGTCCGGGCGGCTGATCGTGCAGAGCTTCAGCGCGGACAGCCTGCGGACCGTGCACGATCTGAAGCCTGCGGTGCGGACCGGGCTGCTCGGGACGCCGCCCGTGGCGGAGCTGCCCTCGTACGCGGGCTTCGCCGATCTGGTCAATCCGTCCCACACCACGCTGTCGCGGTCCTATGTGGACGCCGTGCACGCGCTCACCGGGCCGCACGGCCGGCGGATGGAGGTCTTCGCCTGGACCGTCGACGACGCCCCGGCCGCCCGCACGGTCGCCGGGTACGGGGTCGACGGCATCATCAGCAACAAGCCGGACGTGGTGCGGCGGGCGGTGTACTGGTACTGACGCCGGGCCCGTGTCCCGGCCGGACCGGCGCCGGCGGTGGAGCGGCCGGGGGCGTTGTCGGTGGCGGGCCGTACGGTGGGGCGCATGAGCAGCCATGCGCAGAACGAGCAGCGGGTCGTGTGGGCCGTCGTCGGCAGCGACATCGGTCCGCTGCTGCTGGCCGCGACCCCCGAGGGCGTGGTCAACGTCGTGTTCCACGCCACCGGCCCGGTCCGGGACCAGGCGCTCGCCCGGCTCGCCGAGCGGCTCGGCACCGAGCCCGTCGAGGCGCCCGGCTCCCCGCTGCTGTCCGAGGCGATACGGCAGCTCGACGCGTACTTCGCGGGTGACCGGCGCGACTTCGAGCTGCCGTTGGACTGGTCGCTGATCTCGGGCTTCAACCGTCAGGTGCTGCGCGAGCTGGCCTCCGGGGTGCCGTACGGCGCGGTCGTGGGGTACGGCGATCTGGCCGGCCGGGTCGGGCAGCCGGGCGCGGCCCAGGCGGTGGGGGCGGCGATGGGTGCCAATCCGCTGCCGATCGTGGTTCCCTGCCATCGGGTCGTCGAGAGCGACGGCGGCATCGGAGGGTTCGGGGGCGGCCTGGAGACCAAGCGGAAGCTGCTCGCGCTGGAGGGGGTCCTGCCCGAACCGCTGTTCTGACGTCCGACGGGTGCCGCCGGCCCCACAGGTCGGACAGGGGGGGAGATCGCGCCGGTGACCGGCCTCATCGTCAAACGCGCGGGCGTGCCGCCCGTCGACGCCGCGCAGGTGCCCGCCCTGCGGCGGCGTACGACCGCGGTGCTGGTCGCCGCGCAGATCCTCGGCGGGCTCGGGGTGGCCACCGGCATCGCGCTGTCCGCCGTCCTCGCCCGGCAGGTCAGCGGCACCGAGGCGCTGTCCGGGCTCGCGCCCACCGCGACCGTCGCGGGGACGGCCGTCCTGTCGATGCCGCTGGCCGCGCTGATGGCGGCACGCGGGCGCCGGCCGGGGCTGGTCCTGGCCTATCTGATCGGCGCCCTCGGCGCCTCCGTCGTGGTGGTGGCCGCGCGGATCGGCAGCTTTCCGCTGCTGCTCTGCGGCATGGCGGCCTTCGGCGCGGCTTCCTCGGCGAACCTCCAGGCCCGGTTCGCGGCCGCCGATCTCGCCGAGCCCGAGCGGCGGGCCCGGGCGATCTCGCTCGTGGTGTGGGCGACGACGGTCGGCGCGGTGCTTGGCCCGAACATCTCCGCGCCCGCCGGCCGCAGCGTCACGGGTCTCGGGATACCCGAGGCGGCCGGACCCTTCCTGTGGGCGGCCGCCATCTTCGTCGTCTCCGCGGTCGTGGTGGCCGTGCTGCTGCGCCCCGACCCGCTGCTGACGGCCCGCGCGCTCGCGCCCGAGGACGAGCGTTCCCCCGAGGCGCGTTCCCTGCGGGCCGGGCTGTCGGCCGTCGCCGCCTCGCCGCTCGCCCGGCTCGCGCTGGTGACGGTCGCCGTGTCCCACACGGCGATGGTCTCGGTGATGGCGATGACACCGCTCGACCTCGCACATCACGGGGCGGGCATCGATCTCATCGGGCTGGTCATCAGCGGGCACATCGCCGGCATGTACGCGTTCGCGCCGCTGATGGGCCGGCTCGCGGACCGGGTGGGGCGGCTGTCGGTGACCGGGCTCGCGGCGGGTCTGCTGGCCTGCGCGCTGTTCCTGGCCGGCACGGCGGGCGGCTCCCACGGGCAGACCGCCGCCGGGCTCTTCGTGCTCGGCCTGGGCTGGTCGGCCGGGCTCGTGTCCGGCTCCACGCTGCTGACGGACGCCGTCCCGCAGTCCGCGCGGGCGGCGGCGCAGGGGCTGTCCGACCTCACGATGAACACCTCGGCCGGGGTCGGCGGGGCGATCGCCGGGCTGGTGGTGGCGAAGGCGAGCTACGCGTGGCTCAACCTCGCGGCCGCCTGTCTGCTCGTACCGCTGGCCGCGCTGGTGCTCTTCACGCGCGGGGGTTTGACGCGGCGCGGGGCTCGCCAGGGATGAGGGGAGAGCGACATACAGGAGGCAGGCGTGGTGCTGGTGGTGTCGGAAGAGGTGCGCGAGGCGCTTGACGCGCGTCGCCCCGTGGTGGCCCTGGAGTCCACGATCATCGCGCACGGGCTGCCTCGCCCGCGCAATCTCCAGGTGGCGCTGGAGCTGGAGGCGGTGGTCCGGGAGCAGGGCGCCGTGCCGGCGACGATCGCGGTGCTGGACGGGCGGCCCCATGTCGGCCTGGACAAGCAGCAGTTGGAGCGGGTGGCCAACGAGGACGGGATACGCAAGCTGGGCCATCGAGATCTGCCGCCCGCGGTGGCCGCGGGCGCGAGCGGGGCGACGACCGTGTCGGCGACGGCCCTGCTGGCCGCGCTGGCCGGGGTGCGGGTGTTCGCGACGGGCGGGCTCGGCGGTGTGCACCGGGAGTGGACGGTCACCCAGGACGAGTCGGCGGACCTCGGTCTGCTGGCCCGCACGCGGATCACCGTGGTGTGCGCGGGCGTGAAGTCGATCCTGGACGTGCCGGCGACGCTCCAGCGGCTGGAGACCCTGGGGGTGACCGTCGCCGGATACGGCACGGACCGCTTCCCCGGCTTCTATCTGTCCGACTCGGCACACCCGGTGGACTGGACGCTCACCTCCCCGGCGCAGGTGGCCGCGGTGATGCGGGCCCAGGACGCGCTGGACATGCCGGAGTCGGCGCTGATCGTGGCCAACCCGGTGCCGGAGGAGGAGCAGTTGGATCCCGCGCTGCACGCGCGGGTGCTCGCCGACGCGCTGCACGCGTGCGAGGCGGAGGGCGTCAGCGGCCAGGGCGTCACCCCCTTCCTGCTCGACTACCTGGTGCGGCACACCGACGGGGCGTCCCTGAGCGCCAACCTGGCGGCGGTGCGCGGCAATGTCCGGCTCGCGGGGAGGATCGCGGCCGCCTGGGCCGCCGGGTGAGCGGCCTGCCGGGCGGGGCCGCCGCGCGCGAGGGCGGCGGGGCGCTGCTGGTGGTCGGTGACGTCGTGACGGACGTCGTCGCACGGCATCGGGGTCCGCTGGCGTCGGGGACGGACACGGTCGCCGTGATCCGCACCCTGCCGGGCGGCGCGGGCGCCAACGTGGCGTGCTGGGCGGCCCATCGGGGGTGTGCGGACGTCCGGCTGCTCGGGCGGGTGGGCGCGGACGCGGCGGCCTGGCACGAACGCGAGCTGATCGCCTCGGGGGTACGGCCCCGGCTCGTCGTCGATCCTCAGGCCCCGACCGGCACGGTGATCTGCCTGGTGGACACCGGTGCGGCGGCGGAGCGGACGTTCCTCACCGACAGCGGCGCGTCCCTGCGGCTCGGCCCCGAGGACTGGTCGGAGGCCCTGCTGGACGGGGTGGGGCGGCTGCATCTGTCGGGCTATCTGCTGTTCTCCGGGACCGGGCGGGCGCTGGTCCGCACGGCCGTGGCATCGGCACGCGCGCGTGGAGTCCCGGTGAGCCTCGATCCGGCGTCGGCGGGCTTTCTGGTGGAGCTGGGTGTCGAGCGGTTCATGGCCCTCGTCGAGGGGGTGGACGTGCTGCTGCCCAGCCGGGACGAGGCGTGTCTGCTGACCGGGCTGCCGGACGGCGCGGACGCGGCGGCCGCGTTGAGCCGCCGTGTGCCGCTGGTGGTGGCGAAGCAGGGCGCGGACGGCGCGCTGGTGGCCCGGGACGGTGCCGTGCTCGCATCGGTCCCCGCGGCCCCCGCGACGCCTCGGGACACCACGGGCGCCGGTGACGCCTTCACGGGCGCCTTCCTCGCCGCGCTGCTGACGGGCGCGGACCCCGGCGCCGCGGCGGCGGAGGGGTGCCGGGCGGGGGCCCTGGCGGTGGAACGCGTCGGCGGCAGACCGCCGGTGGGCGGGGGCGGCACCGAGCCCTCCGAGTCGGCCGGGTCCGCCGAGTGCCCCAAGTCCCCCGAGCCTTCCGGGCCTTCCGAGCCTTCCGGTTGTTCCGGGCCTTCCGGTTGTTCCGGGCCTCCCGGGCCTTCGGTCGATGACGGGCAGGCGGCGGGCGACCCGGCGCGCGCCGGGTGAGGGGGTGGAGTCCGTACCCGGTTCTCGGCGTTACGGCTTCCTCCCCCACGCCGAGATCATCGGAGCCGTCGCCAGGTCCATGGTGCCGGTGGCCACGTTGGCGAGGTGTCGCTCGATGTCGTCCTCGGTGGCGAGGCCGGCGCCGACGAGCCGGTCGCGGATCTGACGGACCGTCGCGGACTCCAGCGCCCCGCAGGCGTCCGAGCTGAGCGGGAAGTAGGCGTCGGCCTCGACCCGGCGCAGCCCGGCCTCGCGGAGCAGACGGGGCAGCTTGCGGCCGTAGGCGAGGTCGGCGCCGCGGTCGGCGAGCAGGGTGCGGAAACCGTTCCGCAGGCGGTTGGCGAGCTGCTGCTCGGGGCCGTGCTCGTCGGGGCAGATCAGGGGCTGGAGGGCGGGGTCGCCGTCCTCGACGAGGAGCCGGCCGCCGGGCCGCAGGGACTTGATCATCGAGGCCAACGCCCGCTCCCGGTCGGGGACATGGACGAGGACGAGCCGGGCGTGCACCAGGTCGAAGCCGTCGCCGGGCGGCTCCTCGGTGCCGACGTCGTGGACCCGTACCTCCACCGGCGGGCGGCCGACCGTGGTCAGCAGGCTCGTGTCGATGTCGGTCGCGACGACCTTGCCGGTCGGCCCGACCTTCTTGGCCAGCCAGGACACCACGGAGGTGCCGCCCGCCCCGACTTCCCAGCAGCGCCAGCCGGGGCCGACGCCGAGCCCTTCGAGGTGGCGGAACGTCGTGGGGTCGAAGAGGGCGGCGAAGGCGTCGAAGCGTTCGGCCGCCTCGGCCTGCCGGTTGTCCAGGAGGTACCCGTCGGTGCGCGTCATGCCGTGATCATCCCAGTTGACCTGCTTGTACAGGTGGGCGACGCGGCCGGATCGGTCACGCCGGGGGCGGGTACACGCCGTCCGAGGTGAGCTGGGCGACCGGTTGTCCACAGGCGGGAACAAAGCGGAATCCTCGCTGCCCACAGGCTCACCCACGGTCGGCGTGATCCTGGCAGACTGGCGCGCCAGGGCGCAGGAGTTCGGCGCGAGGAGATCCACGAAGGGGGGCCAGGATGACGATGGCGGGGAATCTGCGGAGGGTCACCGGCCTCGGCCGGGTCGGTGGTCTGCGCAAGGTGGCGCGGCTCGGCCGGCGGCGCAGCCGGGTCGACCTCAGTCATCACGCGCGCTCGCCGCTGGGCTCCTCGGTGGTGAACTGCGTGGCGTATCTGGACGGCGTGCGGGCACCGGCCGCGGGTGACCTGGTCAGCGCGGTGGAGGAGGTGCGCAAGCACCGGCGTGGTTTCGTCTGGCTCGGTCTGCACGAACCGACGAACGACGAGTTCGCGGGCGTCGCCGAGCTGTTCGACCTGCATCCGCTGGCGGTCGAGGACGCGGTCGAGGCGCATCAGCGTCCAAAGGTCGAGCGGTACGACGAGACGCTGTTCGCGGTGTTCAAGACGGTCTGCTATGTGGAGCACGAGCAACTGACGGCCACCAGTGAGGTGGTCGACACCGGCGAGATCATGGTGTTCGTGGGCCCCGACTTCGTCATCACGGTGCGGCACGGGCGGCACGGCTCGCTGGGTCCGCTGCGGGAGGGGCTGGAGTCCGATCCGGGGCAGCTCGCGATAGGGCCTTCGTCGGTGCTGCACGCCATCGCGGACCATGTCGTCGACGACTACCTCCATGTCATCGACTCCGTGCAGGCCGACATCGACCAGGTCGAGGCGGACGTCTTCGCGGAGAACGGCGCGCGGACCGATCCGGGGCGGATCTACCAGCTCAAGCGGGAGCTCCTGGAGCTGAAGCGGGCCGTGGTCCCGCTGAAGCGGCCGCTGACGGATCTGGCCGAGCACCCGGTGCGGGTGGTGGACCCGCAGATACAGGCGTACTTCCGGGACGTCTCCGACCATCTGCTGCGGGCCACGGAGCAGATCGCCGCGTTCGACGAACTGCTGAACTCGATCCTCCAGGCGCATCTGGCCCAGGTCACGGTCGCGCAGAACGAGGACATGCGGAAGATCACCGCGTGGGCCGCGGTGATCGCCGTTCCGACCATGGTCTGCGGTGTCTACGGCATGAACTTCGATCACATGCCGGAGCTGCACTGGAGGTTCGGCTATCCGCTGATACTCGGCGTGATATCCGGAATCTGTCTGCTGCTGTACCGGGGCTTCCGGCGCAACGGCTGGCTGTGAGGCGGAGGCGGGCCGTGCCCGGGGGTCACTGGCGGCTGGTCCCGGACATCGCGTAGACGTTCTCGACCCAGGACGCGATCTGATCGTCGTTCAGATGCCGGGCGAGGTCGGCTTCGCTGATCATGCCGACCAGGCGCTTGTTCTCGATGACGGGCAGCCGGCGGATCTGGTGGTCCTGCATCTCGCGGAGCACCTCGTCGACGTCGGCGCTCGCCTCGATCCAGCGCGGGGTGCCGTTGGCCATCTCCCCGGCGGTGACCTTGGACGGATCGTGGCCCATGGCCACACAGCCCACGACGATGTCGCGGTCGGTGAGGATGCCGCAGAGCCGGTCGTTGTCGTCGCCGATGGGCAGCGCTCCGACGCCCAGTTCACGCATCAACTGGGCGGCGCGGTCGAGGGTCTCGTGGGCGGGGATCCACCGGGCGCCCCGGTGCATGATGTCTCCGGCGGTGGTCATGCGTACCTCCCGTGGCCGGACGGCCGGCGCGGCGCGGGGGCACCGCTAGTCCCGGCGCCCTTCATTCTCGCCGTGCCGCCGGACGGTCGCACCCGGAGCCGGGCGCCGTCGGATCGTGCACCTGTTCAACGGCGGTTCGGTGGATCCGCTGCCCGTCAGCCGTTCCACGCCGGATGGCGGGGGTCGTCCGCGCGGACGACGACGTCGGCCGTGGCCGCCGGGTCGGTCTCCCGCTCGTAGGTCTCGTAGGCGGGGAGTGTCCAGTGGTCGGGTTCGGGGGTGCGGCGGCGGAGGGCGCCCGGGGAGAGGAGGACGTGCACGCTGAAGTCGAGGGGGAACCAGTGGCGGAGGAGAAAAGGGCCGTGCAGCAGCAGGAAGCCGCCGGGCGGGAGGTGGACATAGGGGGTGCGGGTGGCGCGGTCGGTGACCGGGTCCCACAGGTCGGGCAGGATCCGTCCGTCGCCGCCGGGTTCGAGGGGGCCGAACACCTCGCGCCACAGGGCGCCGGTGTCGAGCCAGCCGTCGTAGTAGGCGTCGACGTCCTGGTGGCCGTACTCCAGGCGGACCGAGGCGGGGCGCAGGAAGCCGTGGGCGTCCACGACCCGGGAGGGGCGGCCGCGGACGCGGAGTGCCTCGGCGACGCGTTCGGCGAGGTCGCCGGGGCGGGCGGCAGGGGCGCCGTCGAAGGCGATGCGCGGCCAGGGGCTGCCGTCGGCCGGCTTCAGGTCGAGCAGCCGCTCGGCGAGGAGGTCGCCGAGCCGTTCCCAGGTGATCGCTTCGAGTCGCACACGGCCCATGATGCGTCAGCCGCCCGGCGAACGCGGCGCCGCGGTGACGTGCCGCGACGGCCACCGGCGGGAATGAGGTCCCCATGACGGCCGCAGCACCCGCAGCACCCCCAACTCCCCTCCCCCGGCCCGGCCTTCTCGTCGTCCAGCCGCAGCGGCGCAGGCACTGCGTCGGATGCCGGCGCGGTCCGATGCCGATGGTGGTCGTGGAGGACGACGGGCCGCGCTGTCTGGACTGCGCCGACCTGGGACACCTGGTGTTCCTGGCGCGCGGCGACACGGCACTGACCCGCAGATCGCGGGAGGAGAGCACGCTGTCGGCGGTGGTGGTGCGGTTCAACCGGCGCCGGGGTCGGTACGAGCGGCAGGGCGTCCTGGTCGAGGAGGCGGGCCTCGCCCGGGCGGAGGCGCGGTGTCTGGCGGACGCGGAGGCGCGGCGAAGACGCCGGGTCCGGGACGCGCGGCGGCGGGCGGAGGAGGACGTGCGGTTCACGGCGGCGTTCGCGGCGGAGATCCTGCGGCTGCTGCCGGGGTGTCCCGAGGACCGGGCGCGGGCGATCGCCGCGCACGCCTCCCTGCGGGGCAGCGGCCGGGTGGGGCGCAGCGCGGCCGGGCGGGCGCTGAGCGAGCGGGCCGTGGTCTCGGCGGTCGTGGCGTCCGTACGGCATCTGGAGACGCCGTACGACCGGCTGCTGATGGGCGGGGTGCCGCGGCGCGAGGCGCGGCGGCGGATCGCGGCGGAGGTGGAGCGGATCCTGCGGGAGTGGGGGTGGGAGGCGGGGCTCGGCCCGACGGGCGCGTGACGGGCGTGGACGCTCGCTTATGGTCCGGCGCGGTTCGGCCATGGCCCTGGTGTACGGGTGGGAATTGACTGGGGAGGGTGGATGGTCGCGGGTGCGATCCGGTTCGAGGCGGGAGTTGACGTCGAGATGATCGATGGGCCGTATTTCGTGCTGACGGTGCTGGGGGTGCTCGGCACCGGGCTGGTGGCGGGGGTGTTCTGCGCGTTCTCGACCTTCGTGATGCGCGGGCTGGCGGCGCTTCCGCCCGCGCAGGGGGTGGCGGCGATGCAGGCGGTCAACAGGGCGGCGGTGCGGCCGGCGTTCATGGCCGTGTTCCTCGGGTCGACGGCGTTGGCGGTGGTGATCGCCGTGGTGACGTTCGTGCTGTGGCCGGACGAGGGGACGGTGGAACTGCTGCTGGGCAGCGCGCTGCATCTGTTCGGTTCGTTCGGGGTGACGATGAGCGCCAACGTGCCGCGCAACGACGCCCTGGCCCGGCTGGATCCGGGCGCTCCGGAGGCGGCGGCGTACTGGCCGCGGTATGTGCGCGAGTGGACGGCGTGGAACCACATACGCACGGTGGCCTCGGGCGCGGCGGCAGTGTCGTACCTGCTGGCCGTGGCCTGATCCGAAGCGGGCGCCCGGCCCGCGCCCGCTTCCCGCGGAGGGACCGGGGGAAAGCGGTGTCCCGCGGCTCTGCGGGGCCGCGCGGTGGGACGTATCGTGGCCGGAAGAGTGCCGCCCGATGACGCACGGCCTGTCGCGCACACGCACGCGAGGACTACGGACATGGCCGATCCCAAGGGATTCATGACCACTCCGCGCCAGGACCGGCCCCGCCGGCCCGTGGAGCAGCGGGTCCGGGACTGGGACGAGGTGTACGTCCCCGGCGCGCTCCTGCCCATCGTGAGCAAGCAGGCGGACCGCTGTATGGACTGCGGGATCCCGTTCTGTCACGACGCGTGTCCGCTCGGCAATCTGATCCCGGAGTGGAACGACCTGGTGTCGCGGGAGGACTGGCGGGCGGCGAGCGACCGGCTGCACGCGACGAACAACTTCCCGGAGTTCACCGGGCGGTTGTGTCCGGCGCCGTGCGAGGCGGGGTGCGTGCTCGCCATCAACCAGCCGGCCGTCACCATCAAGAACGTCGAGGTCGCGATCGCCGACCGGGCGTGGACGGACGGCTTCACGCCGCCGCGCCCGCCGGACCGGCTCTCCGGGAAGACGGTCGCGGTGATCGGTTCCGGCCCCACCGGGCTGGCGGCCGCGCAGCAGCTCACGCGCGCGGGGCACACGGTCGTGGTGTACGAGCGGGACGACCGGATCGGCGGCCTGATGCGGTACGGCATCCCGGCGTTCAAGATGGAGAAGCGTCATCTGGAGCGGCGGATCGAGCAGATGCTCGCCGAGGGGACCCGGTTCCGTACGTCGACGGCGGTCGGGCGGGACATCGGGGCGGCCGAGCTGCGGACCCGGCACGACGCCGTGGTGATCGCGACCGGGGCGACGGCGTGGCGGGAACTCCCGGTGCCGGGGCGCGAGTTGGCCGGGATCCAGCAGGCGATGGAGTATCTGCCGCTGGCCAACCGGGTGTGCGAGGGGGATCTGGAGGTGTCGCCGATGTCGGCCGCCGGCCGGCACGTCGTGATCGTCGGCGGCGGCGACACCGGCGCGGACTGTCTGGGGACGGCGGTGCGGGAGGGGGCCGCGTCCGTGACCCAGCTCGACATCTACCGGCAGCCCGGCGCCGAGCGCGACGAGGACACGGAGCCCTGGCCGACGTATCCGAAGATCTACCGGATGTCGGCGGCGCACGAGGAGGCGCGCGATCTGCGGACCGCGCCGGCGGCCGACGCCGACGCGCGCCTGTTCTCCGCCTCCACGCTCCGCTTCTCCGGCGACGAGGCCGGTCATGTCCGTTCGCTGCACGTCGTCGAGGTCGACGAGCGGCGCACGCCGGTGGCGGGCACCGGGCGGTCGATCCCCGCCGACCTGGTGCTGCTCGCCCTCGGCTTCTCCGGGCCCGACCGGACGGACGGGCTGACCGACCAGTTGGGCCTGGCGATGGAGCCGCGCGGCACGATCGCGCGGGACGGCGGTTTCGCGACGAACGTCCCCGGGGTGTTCGCCGCCGGGGACGCGGCGCGCGGCCAGTCGCTGATCGTGTGGGCGATCGCGGAGGGGCGGGCGGTGGCGGCGGCCGTCGACCGCCATCTGACCGGCGCCTCCCGGCTGCCGGCGCCGATCTCGCCGTACGACCGCCCCATGACCGTGTGAGCGGAAGGAACCGGCCGGGCGGCCGGGGTCAGCGGCGTTCGTCCGTGCCCGC encodes:
- a CDS encoding anthrone oxygenase family protein, with product MIDGPYFVLTVLGVLGTGLVAGVFCAFSTFVMRGLAALPPAQGVAAMQAVNRAAVRPAFMAVFLGSTALAVVIAVVTFVLWPDEGTVELLLGSALHLFGSFGVTMSANVPRNDALARLDPGAPEAAAYWPRYVREWTAWNHIRTVASGAAAVSYLLAVA
- a CDS encoding glutamate synthase subunit beta, which translates into the protein MADPKGFMTTPRQDRPRRPVEQRVRDWDEVYVPGALLPIVSKQADRCMDCGIPFCHDACPLGNLIPEWNDLVSREDWRAASDRLHATNNFPEFTGRLCPAPCEAGCVLAINQPAVTIKNVEVAIADRAWTDGFTPPRPPDRLSGKTVAVIGSGPTGLAAAQQLTRAGHTVVVYERDDRIGGLMRYGIPAFKMEKRHLERRIEQMLAEGTRFRTSTAVGRDIGAAELRTRHDAVVIATGATAWRELPVPGRELAGIQQAMEYLPLANRVCEGDLEVSPMSAAGRHVVIVGGGDTGADCLGTAVREGAASVTQLDIYRQPGAERDEDTEPWPTYPKIYRMSAAHEEARDLRTAPAADADARLFSASTLRFSGDEAGHVRSLHVVEVDERRTPVAGTGRSIPADLVLLALGFSGPDRTDGLTDQLGLAMEPRGTIARDGGFATNVPGVFAAGDAARGQSLIVWAIAEGRAVAAAVDRHLTGASRLPAPISPYDRPMTV
- a CDS encoding DUF2293 domain-containing protein, with amino-acid sequence MTAAAPAAPPTPLPRPGLLVVQPQRRRHCVGCRRGPMPMVVVEDDGPRCLDCADLGHLVFLARGDTALTRRSREESTLSAVVVRFNRRRGRYERQGVLVEEAGLARAEARCLADAEARRRRRVRDARRRAEEDVRFTAAFAAEILRLLPGCPEDRARAIAAHASLRGSGRVGRSAAGRALSERAVVSAVVASVRHLETPYDRLLMGGVPRREARRRIAAEVERILREWGWEAGLGPTGA